In a genomic window of Sandaracinaceae bacterium:
- a CDS encoding methyl-accepting chemotaxis protein yields the protein MSGSAASIRRTASPTIRWSSTSKTTGFGSSMSRRRISCGGASQASHCAETALKHGRNEDSVDRRIKIGIAGQIFILVALQVSLFVGFAYRAWVTIETVRVKSPLYDSIIEGKDLIADVLPPPEYIIESYLVVLQLTQETNPDRVAELVARGGQLRVEYETTHVRWDRDLPPGPLRTAMVDEAYRAAIAFYDARDDAFLSAVRAGDHATATSLARGELFQHYSTHRRAIDRVVVLATERNRMHEATATDELRSGMSTLLALGLGGLVLALALGMYARGVAGRLVRRVGAATSAAERVAAGDLTVRVAAEGSDEAGALLVSIRAMAESLESLVTRVKRSSVELMSTATEFAATTASQEATAAGFGASSSQIAAAVKEISATSQELLSTMEDVSRTASDTAGIAENGRASIVNLDQRMRGLANSTTGISSKLATIRDKAGDINMVVTTITKIADQTHLLSVNAAIEAEKAGEHGLGFLVLAREIRRLADQTAVSTLNIEQIVRQMQSAVSTGVAEMERFAHDVEKGVAIASDVALRFAGIIEQVKSASDRFEQVGEGMRSQNQGARQIDEAMRTLTDGARHTAASVREFNAATEHLRDAVGGLRNEISRFRVSE from the coding sequence ATGTCGGGCTCGGCGGCGAGCATTCGGCGCACGGCCTCGCCCACCATTCGCTGGTCGTCGACGAGTAAGACGACAGGTTTTGGTTCATCCATGAGTCGACGCAGGATATCATGCGGTGGAGCCAGTCAAGCTTCGCACTGTGCAGAAACGGCCTTGAAACATGGCCGAAACGAGGACTCCGTGGATCGACGAATCAAGATTGGGATTGCCGGTCAAATCTTCATCCTCGTAGCGCTTCAGGTGAGCCTCTTCGTGGGCTTCGCATACCGCGCGTGGGTCACTATCGAGACGGTGCGCGTCAAGAGTCCCCTCTACGACTCGATCATCGAGGGCAAGGACCTGATCGCCGACGTCCTGCCCCCGCCGGAGTACATCATCGAGTCCTACCTGGTGGTTCTCCAGCTGACGCAGGAGACCAACCCCGACCGTGTCGCAGAGCTGGTTGCGCGGGGCGGCCAGTTGAGGGTGGAGTACGAGACGACCCACGTCCGATGGGATCGCGACCTCCCGCCCGGGCCACTTCGGACCGCGATGGTCGACGAGGCGTATCGCGCGGCGATAGCGTTCTACGACGCTCGTGACGACGCGTTCCTCAGCGCGGTTCGCGCCGGGGACCACGCCACCGCCACCTCGCTCGCTCGCGGAGAGCTCTTCCAACACTACTCCACACACCGGAGAGCGATCGATCGAGTCGTGGTCCTCGCCACCGAGCGCAACCGCATGCACGAAGCGACGGCAACGGACGAGCTCCGCTCCGGGATGTCTACCCTGCTCGCGCTGGGGCTCGGTGGACTCGTGCTCGCGCTCGCGCTCGGCATGTACGCGCGAGGCGTTGCCGGGCGGCTCGTGCGGCGGGTTGGCGCGGCCACCTCCGCAGCCGAACGAGTGGCGGCGGGCGACCTCACCGTGCGGGTCGCTGCCGAAGGAAGCGACGAGGCCGGTGCGCTCTTGGTCTCGATCCGCGCGATGGCCGAGAGCCTCGAGAGCTTGGTCACCCGAGTGAAGCGCTCGAGCGTCGAGCTCATGTCCACTGCCACGGAGTTCGCCGCGACAACCGCATCACAGGAAGCCACGGCGGCCGGCTTCGGAGCCTCGAGCAGTCAGATCGCTGCCGCCGTCAAGGAGATCAGCGCCACGAGTCAGGAGCTGCTCTCCACCATGGAAGACGTCTCGAGAACCGCCAGCGACACGGCCGGCATCGCCGAGAACGGACGGGCCTCCATCGTGAACCTCGACCAGAGGATGCGGGGACTCGCGAATTCCACCACCGGCATCTCGAGCAAGCTGGCGACGATCCGGGACAAGGCCGGCGACATCAACATGGTGGTCACCACCATCACCAAGATCGCCGACCAGACCCATCTGCTGAGCGTGAACGCCGCGATCGAGGCCGAGAAGGCAGGAGAACACGGTCTCGGGTTCCTCGTGCTCGCGCGAGAGATTCGCCGCCTCGCCGACCAAACCGCCGTGTCGACGCTGAACATCGAGCAGATCGTGCGGCAGATGCAGAGCGCCGTCTCCACCGGAGTCGCGGAGATGGAGCGGTTTGCGCACGACGTGGAGAAGGGCGTGGCCATCGCGAGCGACGTCGCGCTGCGATTTGCCGGAATCATCGAGCAAGTGAAGTCCGCGAGCGATCGCTTCGAGCAGGTTGGCGAAGGCATGCGCAGCCAGAATCAGGGCGCCCGCCAGATCGACGAAGCCATGCGCACGCTGACCGACGGCGCGCGTCACACGGCCGCGTCCGTTCGCGAGTTCAACGCGGCCACGGAGCACCTGCGTGATGCGGTGGGTGGGCTGCGGAACGAGATCTCCAGATTCCGGGTGAGCGAGTGA
- a CDS encoding NAD(P)/FAD-dependent oxidoreductase → MNSEHVDVLIVGAGLSGIGAAHQIQAECPSKSFMLLEARDVIGGTWDLFRYPGIRSDSDMYTLGYRFRPWTGEKALADGPSILKYICDTAREAGIDKKIRFHHKVVRAEWSSDTRRWTVTAERSDTGERVQITAGFVYNCSGYYRYDAGYTPDFPGMERFAGQIIHPQRWPETLDYTGKRVLVIGSGATAVTLVPSMADEAAHVTMLQRSPTYVVTVPGRDPFVTKVRQYLPEPAVYALTRWKNVALSAGIYQFAQRRPEKMKAFIRKMQVRQLPAGFDVDTHFKPRYNPWDQRLCAVPDGDLFKSIRSGKVSVVTDTIETFTEKGVRLHSGQELEADIIVTATGFTLQMMGGATLVVDGKEVRLSEKMTYKGMMLSDVPNSAFTIGYTNSSWTLKADLVAEYVCRMLNFMDEKGYDVAVARNTDPSVKQSPLLDFGAGYVQRSLEELPTQGSKWPWKLGMSYPVDVVTLRHGSVDDGVMQFSRAPKAATRSAAQPQGRAAQPAAPAPLRTQGR, encoded by the coding sequence ATGAACAGCGAACACGTGGACGTGCTGATCGTCGGAGCGGGCCTCTCGGGCATCGGCGCGGCGCATCAGATCCAAGCGGAGTGCCCGTCGAAGAGCTTCATGCTGCTGGAGGCGCGCGACGTCATCGGCGGGACGTGGGACCTCTTTCGCTATCCCGGCATCCGCTCGGACTCGGACATGTACACGCTGGGCTACCGCTTCCGGCCCTGGACGGGCGAGAAGGCGCTGGCCGACGGGCCGTCGATCCTGAAGTACATCTGCGACACCGCGCGCGAGGCGGGCATCGACAAGAAGATCCGCTTCCACCACAAGGTGGTGCGCGCCGAGTGGAGCAGCGACACGCGCCGCTGGACGGTGACGGCCGAGCGCAGCGACACCGGGGAGCGCGTGCAGATCACGGCGGGCTTCGTCTACAACTGCAGCGGCTACTACCGCTACGACGCGGGCTACACGCCGGACTTCCCGGGCATGGAGCGCTTCGCCGGGCAGATCATCCACCCGCAGCGTTGGCCCGAGACGCTGGACTACACGGGCAAGCGCGTGCTGGTCATCGGCAGCGGCGCCACGGCCGTGACGCTGGTTCCGTCCATGGCCGACGAGGCGGCGCACGTGACCATGCTGCAGCGCTCGCCCACCTACGTGGTGACCGTGCCGGGGCGTGACCCCTTCGTCACGAAGGTGCGGCAGTACCTGCCCGAGCCCGCGGTCTATGCGCTCACGCGCTGGAAGAACGTGGCCCTCAGCGCAGGTATCTACCAGTTTGCCCAGCGGCGGCCCGAGAAGATGAAGGCGTTCATCCGCAAGATGCAGGTGCGCCAGCTGCCCGCCGGCTTCGACGTGGATACGCACTTCAAGCCTCGCTACAACCCGTGGGACCAGCGGCTCTGCGCCGTGCCCGACGGCGACCTCTTCAAGTCCATCCGCAGCGGCAAGGTGTCGGTGGTGACGGACACCATCGAGACCTTCACCGAGAAGGGTGTGCGGCTGCACTCGGGCCAGGAGCTCGAGGCGGACATCATCGTCACGGCCACGGGCTTCACGCTGCAGATGATGGGCGGCGCCACGCTCGTGGTGGACGGCAAGGAGGTCCGGCTGTCCGAGAAGATGACCTACAAGGGCATGATGTTGAGCGACGTGCCGAACTCGGCGTTCACCATCGGCTACACCAACTCGTCATGGACGCTGAAGGCCGACCTGGTGGCCGAGTACGTGTGCCGCATGCTCAACTTCATGGACGAGAAGGGCTACGACGTGGCCGTGGCGCGCAACACCGACCCGAGCGTGAAGCAGAGCCCGCTGCTGGACTTCGGCGCGGGCTACGTGCAGCGCTCCCTCGAGGAGCTGCCCACGCAGGGCTCGAAGTGGCCGTGGAAGCTGGGTATGAGCTACCCGGTGGACGTGGTCACGCTGCGCCACGGCTCCGTGGACGATGGCGTGATGCAGTTCAGCCGGGCGCCGAAGGCCGCTACTCGGTCCGCAGCGCAGCCACAGGGTCGAGCTGCGCAGCCCGCCGCGCCGGCCCCACTCCGAACACAAGGCCGATAG
- a CDS encoding ABC transporter ATP-binding protein — protein sequence MTSAPVIIESLSKVYHPERPELRVVAVNSISFTIERGESVAILGPSGCGKSTLLNILGCLDQPTSGVYRLEGRDVATMKSDELAAVRNRHIGFVFQSFNLLPRMSAAENVELPLLYAGVDDTKNRALSALARVGLADRAHHVPAELSGGQKQRVAIARALVTDPSILLCDEPTGALDTRTGQEVLGLLAELNAEGATIIMVTHDLSVASTLKRALTMRDGRIEGDGPAAAIVDEIRRGELAHVEERGATSC from the coding sequence ATGACCAGCGCACCGGTCATCATCGAGTCGCTCAGCAAGGTGTACCACCCGGAGCGGCCCGAGCTGCGCGTGGTGGCCGTGAACAGCATCTCGTTCACCATCGAGCGCGGAGAGTCGGTGGCCATCCTGGGCCCCTCGGGCTGCGGCAAGAGCACGCTGCTCAACATCCTCGGCTGCCTGGACCAGCCCACCAGTGGCGTCTACCGGCTGGAGGGCCGCGACGTCGCCACCATGAAGAGCGACGAGCTGGCCGCGGTGCGCAACCGCCACATCGGCTTCGTGTTCCAGAGCTTCAACCTGCTCCCGCGCATGAGCGCCGCCGAGAACGTGGAGCTGCCGCTGCTCTACGCAGGGGTGGACGACACCAAGAATCGCGCCCTCTCGGCCCTCGCGCGCGTGGGCCTCGCGGACCGCGCCCACCACGTCCCCGCAGAGCTGTCGGGCGGCCAGAAGCAGCGCGTGGCCATCGCGCGCGCCTTGGTCACGGATCCGTCCATCCTGCTGTGCGATGAACCCACCGGCGCGCTCGACACGCGCACGGGGCAAGAGGTGCTCGGGCTGCTGGCCGAGCTGAACGCCGAGGGCGCCACCATCATCATGGTCACGCACGATCTCAGCGTGGCCTCCACGCTGAAGCGCGCGCTCACCATGCGAGACGGTCGCATCGAGGGGGACGGACCGGCGGCGGCCATCGTGGACGAGATCCGGCGCGGAGAGCTTGCGCACGTCGAAGAGCGCGGAGCCACCTCATGCTGA
- a CDS encoding ABC transporter permease, with amino-acid sequence MLIRETARTAMRSLLSNRMRTALTALGMVIGVAAVVAVLAIGEGAQASVANQIRALGANLLYIRPANRTNGPVRSGTVDTLTLADAEALARLPGITGVAPEAAGSAQVKYREFNMTATIYGVTPAYLEVRALSVATGIGLSQADLTQRRRVVVLGANVAEQLFGDASPLGARVQVRGITFRVLGVLGRKGDTGFSSPDDQVYIPLSTHQSSLFGLPQLSGINLQIANEDDAPQLVERITQVLRARHRLRDDVEDDFAVRSQAEMLETLGQVTGVFKALLGSVAAVSLLVGGIGIMNIMLVSVRERTREIGVRMAVGARRRDILLQFLVEAVVVSIAGGIVGVLLGVALAYGIAKLGDWPPIIPLYGIFLSLGVSVTIGLVFGVGPARRAAQLDPVAALRTE; translated from the coding sequence ATGCTGATCCGCGAGACGGCGCGCACCGCCATGCGCTCACTGCTCAGCAACCGCATGCGCACCGCGCTGACCGCGCTGGGCATGGTCATCGGCGTGGCCGCCGTGGTGGCCGTGCTGGCCATCGGTGAGGGCGCGCAGGCCAGCGTGGCCAATCAGATCCGAGCGCTGGGCGCCAACCTGCTCTACATCCGGCCAGCCAACCGCACCAACGGCCCCGTGCGCAGCGGCACGGTGGACACGCTCACGCTGGCCGACGCCGAGGCCCTGGCGCGTCTGCCCGGCATCACGGGCGTGGCGCCCGAGGCCGCAGGCAGCGCTCAGGTCAAGTACCGCGAGTTCAACATGACGGCCACCATCTACGGCGTCACGCCCGCGTACCTGGAGGTGCGGGCGCTGAGCGTTGCGACCGGCATCGGCCTCTCCCAAGCCGACCTCACGCAGCGGCGGCGCGTGGTGGTGCTGGGCGCCAACGTGGCGGAGCAGCTGTTCGGTGACGCCTCACCGCTGGGCGCTCGGGTGCAGGTGCGCGGCATCACGTTCCGCGTGCTGGGCGTGCTGGGGCGCAAGGGCGACACGGGCTTCAGCTCCCCGGACGACCAGGTCTACATCCCGCTCAGCACCCACCAGAGCTCCTTGTTCGGGCTTCCGCAGCTCAGCGGCATCAACCTGCAGATCGCCAACGAGGACGACGCGCCGCAGCTAGTGGAGCGCATCACCCAGGTGCTGCGCGCACGGCACCGGCTGCGCGACGACGTGGAAGACGACTTCGCGGTGCGCTCCCAGGCCGAGATGCTGGAGACCCTCGGGCAGGTGACCGGCGTCTTCAAGGCGCTGCTCGGGAGCGTGGCTGCCGTGTCGCTGCTGGTCGGCGGCATCGGCATCATGAACATCATGCTGGTGTCGGTGCGCGAGCGCACGCGCGAGATCGGCGTGCGCATGGCCGTGGGCGCACGCCGCCGCGACATCCTCCTTCAGTTCCTCGTGGAGGCGGTGGTCGTGTCCATCGCCGGCGGCATCGTGGGCGTGTTGCTGGGCGTGGCGCTGGCCTATGGCATCGCCAAGCTGGGCGACTGGCCGCCCATCATCCCGCTCTACGGCATCTTCCTGTCGCTGGGCGTCTCCGTGACTATCGGCCTTGTGTTCGGAGTGGGGCCGGCGCGGCGGGCTGCGCAGCTCGACCCTGTGGCTGCGCTGCGGACCGAGTAG
- a CDS encoding diguanylate cyclase, which yields MDEPKPVVLLVDDQRMVGEAVRRMLAAEPDITFHFCIDPTVALERAIELCPTIILQDLVMPGVDGFMLLASYRSTPSIRDVPVVVLSSNEEPKDKSRAFAEGAADYLVKLPDPVELVARVRAHSRRFLLERARERMLQELQETQQMLEASNARLHLLSSVDGLTGISNRRVFDDALFREARRSEREGCPLSVILVDIDYFKRFNDSYGHQGGDDALRQVAQAMASVARRASDTVARYGGEEFAFVLPSTGLDGALRVAEDARAAVQRLAIEHRESEVSDHVTLSLGVATVVPSGAPIDATNLVTRADAALYAAKRNGRNRTECDATPAASPEDAPAS from the coding sequence ATGGATGAACCAAAACCTGTCGTCTTACTCGTCGACGACCAGCGAATGGTGGGCGAGGCCGTGCGCCGAATGCTCGCCGCCGAGCCCGACATCACCTTTCACTTCTGTATCGATCCCACGGTGGCCCTCGAGCGCGCCATCGAACTCTGCCCCACCATCATCCTGCAAGACCTCGTCATGCCGGGCGTCGACGGGTTCATGTTGCTCGCGAGCTACCGCTCGACGCCGTCCATTCGGGACGTCCCGGTGGTGGTGCTCTCATCGAACGAGGAGCCGAAGGACAAGAGCCGAGCGTTCGCCGAAGGCGCCGCCGACTACCTCGTGAAGCTCCCAGACCCTGTCGAGCTCGTGGCGCGGGTGAGGGCGCACTCTCGCCGCTTCCTGCTGGAGCGAGCCCGTGAGCGCATGCTCCAGGAGCTGCAGGAGACGCAGCAAATGCTCGAGGCTTCCAACGCCAGGTTGCACCTCCTCTCGTCCGTGGACGGTCTCACCGGCATCTCGAATCGCCGCGTCTTCGACGACGCGCTGTTTCGGGAAGCTCGCCGGTCGGAACGTGAGGGCTGTCCTCTGTCGGTGATCTTGGTCGACATCGACTACTTCAAGCGGTTCAATGATTCGTACGGGCACCAAGGGGGCGACGACGCATTGCGTCAAGTGGCCCAGGCGATGGCCAGCGTGGCCAGACGAGCGAGTGACACCGTTGCGCGCTACGGCGGTGAGGAATTCGCGTTCGTGCTCCCGTCGACAGGCCTCGACGGAGCGCTTCGTGTCGCCGAAGACGCCCGCGCTGCGGTGCAGCGGCTCGCCATCGAGCATCGGGAGTCGGAGGTCAGCGATCACGTCACGCTCAGCCTCGGGGTGGCCACCGTCGTGCCGTCGGGGGCCCCCATCGACGCCACCAACCTCGTCACCCGCGCAGACGCCGCGCTCTACGCGGCGAAGCGGAACGGGCGCAACCGCACCGAGTGCGATGCGACGCCGGCTGCCTCGCCCGAGGACGCGCCCGCGTCCTAG
- a CDS encoding lamin tail domain-containing protein produces MPSPLPMRVLPLLSLAFLAYPLLTSCQEGSSSLPLVINEVHATPPEWVEILNLSDQPQPLRDVQLMGSDADGRPSEERAQLPDIAILPGEHFVVALGKVNADSELHGARECDIEGVSECAFAAFRVRADEGETVHLFENARHIDSFEYAPRGASLDETQCRLPDGTGAERTCAATPAEENSAP; encoded by the coding sequence ATGCCGTCCCCGCTCCCCATGCGCGTCCTCCCGCTGCTCTCGCTCGCCTTCCTGGCGTATCCCCTGCTCACCAGCTGCCAAGAGGGCAGCAGCAGCCTGCCGCTGGTGATCAACGAGGTGCACGCCACGCCCCCCGAGTGGGTGGAGATCCTGAACCTCAGCGACCAGCCGCAGCCCCTGCGTGACGTGCAGCTCATGGGCAGCGACGCCGACGGGCGCCCGAGCGAAGAGCGCGCGCAGCTGCCCGACATCGCCATCCTGCCGGGCGAGCACTTCGTGGTGGCGCTGGGCAAGGTGAACGCCGACAGCGAGCTGCACGGCGCTCGCGAGTGCGACATCGAGGGCGTGAGCGAGTGTGCCTTCGCTGCGTTTCGCGTGCGCGCCGACGAGGGCGAGACCGTGCACCTGTTCGAGAACGCGCGGCACATCGACTCGTTCGAGTACGCTCCCCGTGGCGCGAGCCTGGATGAGACGCAGTGCCGCCTGCCCGACGGCACGGGAGCCGAGCGCACGTGTGCCGCTACCCCGGCCGAGGAGAACAGCGCGCCATGA